A single region of the Silene latifolia isolate original U9 population chromosome 8, ASM4854445v1, whole genome shotgun sequence genome encodes:
- the LOC141594951 gene encoding putative E3 ubiquitin-protein ligase ARI5: protein MYSEDEEEIYPKDEDIYSEDEDIYSEHEDCYETDSEFDTSDLAADAIFKKSYRILQEADVQELLDNVVGHVSSALCISEDEAIKVLYHYKWKDSLLLDEWFSNEEKVRENVGLPTTHAPFSCSEQLTACGICLESFPLDNHHFYPTVCGHLYCVTCWKHYLSISIKDGPGCLSLRCPDPACHAAVVGQDMVDKLALDEERKKYVHYLFRSYVEQNKKMKWCPGPGCENAVEFEIGSEGVYDVTCLCSHAFCWNCIEEDHRPVDCDTVVKWTLKNKSQSQNTNWIAANSKPCPKCKRPIQKNQGCMHMTCSKPCLYEFCWLCLEPWSNHGENTGGYYQCNIYNSAKKSGKYDDEEEKRKTAEKTLQKYLHHYERWISNHNSRQRAIDDLRKTKTDLNKLSDKFKITDTELVFMIEAWEQIIECRRVLKWTYAYGFYLQDRLVAKKSLFECLQGQAEACLERLHQCVEEELSVLLKDDEEVENQEEEEDSRTLCKGDGREELEKKQKVEAEIRALRPKLSKITSVTRSYFDNLVKALVNDLSEVKPTYKKKANEQAKEKQVFNKDRYYNRNVRSQR from the coding sequence ATGTATTCAGAAGACGAAGAAGAAATATACCCTAAAGACGAAGATATATATTCTGAAGACGAGGATATATACTCTGAACACGAAGACTGCTACGAAACTGACAGCGAATTCGACACCAGCGATTTGGCAGCGGATGCCATCTTCAAGAAAAGTTACAGAATCTTACAGGAGGCTGATGTCCAAGAGCTCCTAGACAATGTAGTTGGACATGTTTCGTCTGCTCTCTGTATATCCGAAGATGAAGCAATCAAAGTGCTTTACCACTATAAGTGGAAGGACTCGTTGCTACTCGACGAGTGGTTCTCCAATGAAGAAAAAGTTCGAGAGAATGTCGGCTTGCCAACCACCCATGCCCCGTTCAGCTGTTCAGAACAATTGACTGCTTGTGGGATTTGTCTCGAGTCGTTTCCTCTTGATAATCACCACTTTTATCCCACTGTGTGTGGGCATCTCTATTGTGTAACATGTTGGAAACATTACCTTAGTATATCAATAAAAGACGGTCCTGGATGCTTGTCATTGAGATGCCCGGATCCTGCGTGCCATGCTGCTGTTGTCGGTCAGGACATGGTTGATAAACTTGCATTAGATGAAGAGAGAAAAAAATATGTTCATTATTTATTTCGGTCATATGTCGAACAAAACAAGAAGATGAAGTGGTGTCCAGGTCCCGGATGTGAGAATGCCGTGGAATTTGAGATTGGAAGCGAGGGCGTTTATGACGTTACCTGCCTTTGTTCACACGCTTTCTGTTGGAACTGTATCGAGGAGGACCACCGGCCTGTGGATTGTGACACGGTGGTAAAGTGGACCCTGAAGAACAAGTCGCAATCTCAAAATACAAACTGGATTGCTGCCAACTCAAAACCGTGTCCAAAGTGCAAGCGCCCGATCCAGAAGAACCAAGGTTGTATGCATATGACATGCAGCAAGCCCTGCCTCTATGAATTCTGCTGGCTATGCCTTGAACCATGGTCGAACCACGGTGAAAATACCGGGGGATACTATCAATGTAATATATACAACTCTGCAAAAAAAAGTGGCAAgtatgatgatgaagaagaaaagagaaaaacCGCGGAAAAAACATTACAGAAATACCTGCATCATTATGAAAGATGGATAAGTAACCATAATTCAAGACAAAGGGCTATTGACGATTTGCGCAAGACGAAAACTGATTTAAATAAGCTTAGTGACAAGTTTAAGATTACCGATACTGAACTCGTGTTTATGATAGAAGCTTGGGAACAAATTATAGAGTGCAGGCGAGTTTTAAAGTGGACTTATGCATATGGCTTTTATTTACAAGACCGTTTAGTTGCCAAGAAAAGCTTGTTCGAGTGCTTACAAGGTCAGGCCGAGGCTTGTCTTGAGAGGCTTCATCAATGTGTAGAAGAGGAGCTATCGGTTTTGCTTAAAGACGACGAAGAAGTAGAAAaccaggaagaagaagaagattccAGAACATTGTGCAAGGGAGATGGAAGGGAAGAGTTAGAAAAGAAACAGAAGGTAGAAGCGGAAATTAGAGCATTACGACCCAAGCTGAGTAAAATAACCAGTGTAACACGGTCATATTTTGACAATTTGGTTAAGGCACTGGTGAATGATTTGTCGGAAGTTAAACCAACATATAAGAAGAAGGCGAACGAGCAGGCAAAGGAAAAACAAGTATTTAATAAGGATAGGTATTACAATCGAAACGTTAGATCACAAAGGTAA
- the LOC141594258 gene encoding mitogen-activated protein kinase 4-like: protein MMMMMQQHRNNVGVINNNFRNTHTNNGWHKFFKVWDTVFQVEAKYEPKDPIGRGAYGVVCSCINTLTKEKVAIKKINVLDNSVEALKALRELKILRHVRHKNIIALKDVMIPSAKCEDVYLVFELMDADLGTQIRPSLRLPNNTIKYLMFQLLNGLDYLHSSNIIHRDLKPGNLLVNAKWDLKICDFGLATTTKGSPQSQPATEYVVTRWYRAPELLLQCHTYGPAIDIWSVGCIFAELLGGNPLFPGKNQVDQLMKIICILGTQNNSNLGFLTSWEALNLLKSWPYTPGINFESLFPYADQEGLDLLNKMLQFDPRKRITAAEALQHPYMRSMYYSLTSQPTTPYPCTVDVTADVGVDKIRKMIWDEMFLYHIEAAFQ from the exons atgatgatgatgatgcaaCAGCACCGTAATAACGTTGGTGTAATAAACAACAATTTTCGCAACACTCACACAAACAACGGCTGGCACAAATTTTTTAAAGTTTGGGATACCGTGTTTCAGGTTGAAGCTAAGTACGAGCCTAAAGATCCGATAGGCAGGGGTGCCTATGGTGTCGTATGTTCTTGTATTAATACCCTCACTAAGGAAAAAGTTGCTATCAAGAAGATTAACGTTCTTGATAATTCCGTCGAAGCTTTGAAGGCCTTGAGGGAGTTGAAAATCTTGCGTCATGTTCGCCATAAAAACATTATTGCATTGAAAGATGTTATGATTCCCTCAGCTAAGTGTGAGGATGTTTACTTGGTTTTTGAGCTTATGGATGCGGATCTTGGCACCCAGATTCGCCCTTCTCTACGGTTGCCAAATAACACCATCAAGTATTTGATGTTTCAG TTGCTTAATGGCCTCGACTATCTACACTCTTCCAACATAATTCATCGGGATTTGAAGCCGGGGAATCTCTTAGTGAACGCTAAGTGGGACCTGAAGATATGCGATTTTGGACTAGCAACAACCACCAAAGGCTCACCCCAATCCCAGCCAGCAACGGAGTATGTCGTAACACGTTGGTATAGAGCACCAGAACTACTCCTCCAATGTCACACCTACGGACCCGCCATAGATATCTGGTCCGTAGGTTGCATATTCGCTGAACTACTTGGCGGAAATCCCCTCTTCCCTGGAAAGAACCAAGTGGACCAGCTGATGAAAATTATCTGTATTTTGGGAACACAAAATAACTCAAATCTGGGGTTCTTAACAAGTTGGGAGGCACTAAATCTACTGAAATCATGGCCTTATACACCAGGGATCAACTTCGAGTCGTTATTCCCGTATGCAGATCAAGAGGGGTTGGACTTGCTAAACAAAATGTTGCAGTTTGATCCAAGAAAAAGGATAACGGCTGCAGAGGCATTGCAACACCCCTACATGCGAAGTATGTATTATTCCCTTACAAGCCAACCGACGACTCCATATCCATGTACGGTTGACGTGACCGCTGACGTTGGAGTCGATAAGATCAGGAAAATGATATGGGATGAGATGTTCTTATACCATATTGAGGCTGCTTTTCAATAG